A stretch of the Mesorhizobium huakuii genome encodes the following:
- a CDS encoding DUF1284 domain-containing protein, which produces MTIRLRAHHLLCLLTYVGKGYSPAFTANYDAVAERLRRGEDILLVSGPDDICAPLLDEPEPHCLNESVIERDRLAARDVGDLLARPIQAGVRLDLDAAILARMRQVFSAGGVRKACDGCEWNELCSAIASGGFADTKVQRSVAPGERGP; this is translated from the coding sequence GTGACGATCAGGCTGCGCGCCCACCACCTCCTTTGCCTGCTCACCTATGTGGGCAAGGGATACAGCCCCGCTTTCACCGCCAATTACGACGCGGTCGCGGAGCGCCTGAGGCGGGGCGAGGACATCCTCCTCGTTTCCGGCCCGGACGACATCTGCGCGCCTTTGCTCGATGAGCCGGAACCGCATTGTCTCAACGAGAGCGTCATCGAACGGGACCGGCTTGCCGCACGCGATGTCGGGGATCTGCTGGCCCGGCCAATCCAGGCGGGTGTGCGCCTCGATCTCGACGCGGCAATCCTGGCGCGGATGCGACAGGTGTTTTCTGCCGGTGGCGTGCGCAAGGCTTGCGACGGCTGCGAATGGAACGAGCTGTGCAGCGCGATAGCGTCTGGCGGCTTCGCCGATACGAAGGTGCAGCGATCCGTCGCGCCGGGAGAGCGTGGACCTTGA
- a CDS encoding tetratricopeptide repeat protein yields MQQGRARWLTRLAIVTGMAISALPAYAKQSTEPVKISSFSGAYLAARIAEGDNDLDSAIAYYKQALAFDPGDTGLQQSLMLSLIAQGRFDESLVYADKLKEVPDVERFSRLALAVDSFHKKDFTKAQYWLKLSLESDLDRLISGVMSGWAQQGAGEATDAMASIDKLQGPDWFGLFKAFHRALIADASGMPEKAEAIYAATLQDTTAGGAAPETWMRNAQAYASFLSRKGDKAKAISVLDQAEAFSPGKLEIVALRDRIAKGDKIAPFVSGPSDGASEILLDLATALNRGGGEPFVRLYLQYALALRPDSDAALVQLAAVAEQLKDGEGAIALYRRIPDSSPLKELSDLQLGLNLADLDRHDEAITHLKAFVDAHPNDMRAYLALGGVYSSKDDFRSAANLYDKAVEVLKTPTAANWNIFYQRGIAYERLKEWPKAEPNFRRALELQPDQPQVLNYLGYSWVDMNTNLKEGLAMIQKAVDLRPSDGYIVDSLGWAYFRLGRFDDAVREMERAVSLKPEDPVLNDHLGDAYWRVGRKLEATFQWNQARDLKPDPDVLATLQQKLMKGLPPIESNTAQETPKVKPEPVPAPKG; encoded by the coding sequence ATGCAGCAAGGACGTGCGCGCTGGCTGACAAGGCTGGCAATTGTGACGGGCATGGCGATTTCGGCTTTGCCGGCCTATGCCAAGCAATCCACCGAACCGGTCAAAATTTCGTCGTTCTCGGGCGCCTATCTGGCCGCCCGGATCGCCGAAGGCGACAACGACCTCGACAGCGCCATCGCCTACTACAAGCAGGCCCTGGCCTTCGATCCGGGTGACACCGGGCTGCAGCAGAGCCTGATGCTGTCGCTGATCGCGCAAGGCCGCTTTGACGAATCCCTGGTCTATGCCGACAAGCTCAAGGAGGTGCCCGATGTCGAGCGCTTCTCACGCCTGGCGCTGGCCGTCGATTCCTTCCACAAGAAGGATTTCACCAAGGCGCAATACTGGCTCAAGCTGTCGCTGGAATCCGATCTCGACCGGTTGATCTCCGGCGTCATGTCCGGTTGGGCGCAGCAAGGCGCCGGTGAAGCCACGGATGCGATGGCTTCCATCGACAAGCTGCAGGGGCCGGACTGGTTCGGCCTGTTCAAAGCCTTCCACCGCGCCCTGATCGCCGATGCATCCGGCATGCCCGAAAAGGCCGAGGCGATCTACGCCGCAACGCTGCAGGACACGACCGCCGGCGGCGCCGCGCCCGAAACCTGGATGCGCAATGCACAGGCCTATGCCTCGTTCCTGTCCCGCAAGGGCGACAAGGCCAAGGCGATCTCGGTGCTCGACCAGGCCGAGGCGTTTTCGCCGGGCAAGCTGGAAATCGTCGCCTTGCGCGACAGGATTGCCAAGGGCGACAAGATCGCGCCCTTCGTTTCCGGCCCGTCCGACGGCGCTTCCGAAATCCTGCTCGATCTCGCCACCGCGCTCAACCGTGGCGGCGGCGAGCCGTTTGTCCGCCTTTACCTGCAATATGCGCTCGCCCTGAGGCCTGACAGCGACGCGGCCCTCGTGCAGCTCGCCGCCGTCGCCGAACAGTTGAAGGACGGCGAGGGGGCCATCGCGCTCTATCGGCGGATCCCCGATTCGTCGCCGCTGAAGGAGCTTTCGGACCTGCAGCTTGGCCTCAACCTTGCCGATCTCGACCGCCATGACGAGGCGATCACCCATCTGAAGGCCTTCGTCGACGCCCATCCCAACGACATGCGCGCCTATCTGGCGCTTGGCGGTGTCTATTCCTCGAAGGATGATTTCCGCTCGGCCGCCAATCTCTATGACAAGGCCGTGGAGGTGCTGAAGACGCCGACTGCGGCCAATTGGAACATCTTCTACCAGCGCGGCATCGCCTATGAGCGGCTGAAGGAATGGCCGAAGGCCGAGCCGAATTTCCGCCGGGCGCTGGAGCTGCAGCCGGACCAGCCGCAGGTGCTGAACTATCTCGGCTATTCCTGGGTCGACATGAACACCAATCTCAAGGAAGGCCTGGCGATGATCCAGAAGGCCGTCGATCTCAGGCCGAGCGACGGTTACATCGTCGATTCGCTGGGTTGGGCCTATTTCCGCCTTGGCAGGTTCGACGACGCGGTGCGCGAGATGGAACGCGCCGTATCGCTGAAGCCGGAAGATCCGGTTCTCAACGACCATCTCGGCGATGCCTACTGGCGCGTCGGCCGCAAGCTGGAAGCCACCTTCCAGTGGAACCAGGCCCGCGACCTGAAGCCCGATCCCGATGTGCTGGCCACCTTGCAGCAGAAGCTGATGAAGGGCCTGCCGCCGATCGAGTCCAACACGGCGCAGGAGACCCCCAAGGTCAAGCCCGAACCGGTGCCTGCCCCGAAGGGGTGA
- a CDS encoding GNAT family N-acetyltransferase — protein sequence MPSPIAIRPVSRQDYEQWLPLWDGYNAFYGRSGETALASEITAMTWSRFFDAYEPVHALVAESEGQLLGLVHYLFHRSTTAIAPNCYLQDLFTTQASRGNGIGRALIEGVYERAQAAGSGRVYWLTHETNQTAMKLYDKVGERSGFVVYRKLF from the coding sequence ATGCCCAGCCCGATCGCCATCCGTCCCGTCTCCCGGCAGGATTACGAGCAATGGCTGCCGCTGTGGGACGGCTACAACGCGTTCTACGGCCGCTCGGGCGAGACGGCGCTGGCGAGCGAGATCACCGCGATGACGTGGTCGCGCTTCTTCGATGCCTATGAGCCGGTCCATGCCCTGGTGGCCGAAAGCGAGGGACAGCTCCTCGGCCTCGTGCACTATCTCTTTCACCGCAGCACGACGGCGATCGCGCCGAACTGTTACTTGCAGGACCTGTTCACCACGCAGGCCTCGCGCGGCAATGGCATCGGCCGGGCACTGATCGAAGGCGTCTACGAGCGCGCCCAGGCAGCCGGTTCAGGCCGGGTGTACTGGCTGACGCATGAGACCAATCAGACCGCGATGAAGCTCTACGACAAGGTCGGCGAACGCTCCGGCTTCGTCGTCTATCGGAAGCTTTTTTAA
- a CDS encoding glycine--tRNA ligase subunit alpha, giving the protein MHPSRSFQGLILTLHNYWAAYGCVILQPYDMEVGAGTFHPATTLRALGPRRWDAAYVQPSRRPKDGRYGENPNRLQHYYQYQVILKPNPPNLQELYLGSLAAIGVDPLLHDIRFVEDDWESPTLGAWGLGWECWCDGMEVSQFTYFQQVCGIECAPVAGELTYGLERLAMYVQGVDNVYDLNFNGREGADKVTYGDVFLQAEQEYSRHNFEYANTAMLLRHFEDAEAECKALLDAGAPASNDNLPMHKMVFPAYDQCIKASHVFNLLDARGVISVTERQSYILRVRNLAKACGEAFLKTQAGGLAA; this is encoded by the coding sequence ATGCACCCCAGCCGCTCGTTCCAGGGGCTGATCCTGACCTTGCACAATTACTGGGCGGCCTATGGCTGCGTCATCCTCCAACCTTACGACATGGAGGTCGGCGCCGGCACGTTTCATCCGGCAACGACGCTGCGCGCGCTCGGGCCTCGGCGCTGGGACGCCGCCTATGTCCAGCCCTCGCGCCGTCCCAAGGATGGCCGCTATGGCGAGAACCCGAACCGGCTGCAGCATTATTACCAGTACCAGGTGATCCTGAAGCCGAACCCGCCGAACCTGCAGGAGCTCTATCTCGGTTCGCTGGCGGCGATCGGCGTCGACCCGCTGCTGCACGATATCCGCTTTGTCGAGGACGATTGGGAAAGCCCGACGCTCGGCGCCTGGGGGCTTGGCTGGGAATGCTGGTGCGACGGCATGGAAGTGTCACAGTTCACCTATTTCCAGCAGGTCTGCGGCATCGAATGCGCGCCGGTGGCGGGCGAACTGACCTATGGGCTGGAGCGGCTGGCCATGTATGTGCAGGGCGTCGACAATGTCTACGACCTCAACTTCAACGGCCGCGAGGGCGCCGACAAGGTGACCTATGGCGACGTCTTCCTGCAGGCCGAGCAGGAATATTCGCGCCACAATTTCGAATACGCCAACACGGCGATGCTGCTCAGGCATTTCGAAGACGCCGAGGCCGAATGCAAGGCGCTGCTCGATGCCGGCGCGCCGGCATCGAACGACAATCTGCCGATGCACAAGATGGTCTTCCCAGCCTATGATCAGTGCATCAAGGCCAGCCATGTCTTCAACCTGCTCGACGCGCGCGGCGTGATCTCGGTCACCGAGCGGCAGAGCTACATCCTGCGGGTGCGCAATCTGGCGAAGGCCTGCGGCGAGGCGTTCTTGAAGACACAGGCGGGTGGATTGGCGGCCTGA
- the glyS gene encoding glycine--tRNA ligase subunit beta, giving the protein MPDLLLELRSEEIPARMQRKAAGDLKKMLTDGLVEAGLTYEAAREYWTPRRLTLDIRGLTARSKDISEEIKGPSTSAPEQAVQGFLRKAGLSSVAEAHVHSDPKKGDFYVAHISKPGRAAEEIIAGLVPDIIRNFPWPKSMRWGPASAKPGSLRWVRPLQSILCTFGPETEEPVVVEFEIDGIRSGNITYGHRFLAPGEITVRRFDDYVGKLEAAKVVLDADRRKEIILADARNLAFANGLDLVEDEGLLEEVSGLVEWPVVLMGEFEQDFLAIPAEVIRLTIRANQKCFVTRPQGEGDALSNRFILTANIEAKDGGKEIAHGNGKVVRARLSDALYFWTTDQGDLPDLDQFEASAEKFGLDLKKPLDQRMARLDHLNVTFHAKLGTQGERVERIKRLAGELAPIVGAEPVLAARAAVLAKADLQTEVVGEFPELQGAMGSKYALLQGEHPSVAAAIEEHYKPQGPSDYVPSDPVSVAVALADKLDTLVGFWAIDEKPTGSKDPYALRRAALGVIRILVENSLNVRLTDVFYAQRDFEISKEADAIRERIVADVLSSREAATEHLAETEILAHLGKDQYLHLYTLLEAAEKANRISPLQEADALKIADAYVSRYTAVEYQANMSLFDDLRSFFHDRLKVYLRDRGARHDLIDAVITPQSDDLLQIVRRVEALGSFLDTEDGRNLLAGTKRAANILAAEEKKKTAIAETVEPALFKENAEKSLFAAVNQAEKQAGEAIQNEDFSAAMLALSALREPVDSFFEGVLVNDEDLAVRANRLALLTRIRAATGQVADFSKIAG; this is encoded by the coding sequence ATGCCTGACCTGCTTCTAGAACTTCGCTCCGAGGAAATCCCTGCCCGCATGCAGCGCAAGGCGGCGGGCGATCTCAAGAAGATGCTGACCGACGGTCTGGTCGAGGCGGGTCTGACCTATGAGGCGGCGCGCGAGTACTGGACGCCGCGGCGCCTGACGCTCGACATCAGGGGGCTGACCGCACGCTCGAAGGATATAAGCGAAGAGATCAAGGGGCCGTCGACATCAGCCCCCGAGCAGGCGGTCCAGGGTTTCCTGCGCAAGGCAGGCCTGTCTTCGGTCGCCGAGGCGCATGTCCATTCCGACCCGAAGAAGGGCGACTTTTACGTCGCCCACATTTCGAAGCCGGGCAGGGCGGCCGAAGAGATCATCGCTGGACTGGTGCCTGATATCATCCGCAATTTCCCCTGGCCGAAATCGATGCGCTGGGGGCCGGCCTCGGCCAAGCCCGGCTCGCTGCGCTGGGTGCGGCCGCTGCAATCGATCCTGTGCACTTTCGGCCCGGAGACCGAGGAGCCCGTCGTGGTCGAGTTCGAGATCGACGGCATCCGCTCCGGCAACATCACCTATGGCCACCGTTTCCTCGCGCCCGGCGAAATCACCGTGCGTCGCTTCGACGATTATGTGGGCAAGCTGGAGGCGGCGAAGGTCGTGCTCGATGCCGACCGGCGCAAGGAGATCATCCTCGCCGACGCCCGCAATCTCGCCTTTGCCAACGGGCTCGACCTCGTCGAGGACGAAGGGCTGCTGGAAGAGGTGTCCGGACTGGTCGAATGGCCTGTCGTGCTGATGGGCGAGTTCGAGCAGGATTTCCTGGCCATTCCGGCCGAGGTGATCCGGCTGACCATCCGCGCCAACCAGAAGTGCTTTGTCACGCGCCCGCAAGGTGAAGGTGACGCGCTGTCCAACCGCTTCATCCTGACCGCCAACATCGAGGCCAAGGACGGCGGCAAGGAGATTGCGCACGGCAACGGCAAGGTGGTGCGCGCCCGTCTCTCCGACGCGCTCTATTTCTGGACGACCGACCAGGGCGATCTGCCTGATCTCGACCAGTTCGAGGCATCGGCTGAAAAGTTCGGGCTCGATCTGAAAAAGCCGCTCGACCAGCGCATGGCCCGCCTCGACCATCTCAATGTGACGTTCCATGCCAAGCTCGGCACACAAGGCGAACGGGTGGAGCGGATCAAGCGATTGGCCGGGGAATTGGCGCCGATCGTCGGTGCGGAGCCCGTGCTCGCGGCTCGTGCGGCGGTTCTCGCCAAGGCCGATCTGCAGACCGAAGTGGTCGGCGAGTTTCCTGAGCTGCAGGGCGCCATGGGCAGCAAATATGCACTGCTGCAGGGCGAACACCCATCCGTGGCCGCGGCCATCGAGGAACACTACAAGCCGCAGGGCCCGTCCGATTATGTGCCGAGCGATCCGGTGTCGGTCGCCGTCGCGCTTGCCGACAAGCTGGATACGCTGGTCGGCTTCTGGGCCATCGATGAAAAGCCGACGGGGTCGAAGGATCCGTATGCGTTGAGAAGAGCGGCGCTGGGGGTGATTAGGATTCTGGTCGAGAATTCTCTGAACGTTAGGCTCACCGACGTCTTCTACGCACAGCGCGACTTCGAAATATCAAAAGAGGCTGACGCGATACGTGAACGAATTGTTGCCGACGTGTTGTCTTCCCGCGAGGCTGCTACGGAACACTTGGCCGAGACCGAAATCCTAGCGCATTTGGGGAAAGACCAATACCTGCATCTCTATACGCTCTTAGAGGCTGCAGAGAAAGCCAACCGGATTTCCCCTCTCCAAGAAGCTGATGCTCTCAAGATCGCCGACGCATACGTCAGCAGATACACGGCAGTCGAATACCAAGCTAACATGTCTTTGTTTGACGATTTACGGTCATTTTTCCACGACCGCCTGAAAGTCTACCTCCGCGATCGAGGCGCCCGCCACGATCTCATCGACGCCGTCATCACGCCGCAGTCCGACGATCTCCTGCAGATCGTCCGCCGCGTCGAAGCGCTGGGCTCCTTCCTCGATACCGAGGACGGCAGGAACCTGCTCGCCGGCACCAAGCGCGCGGCCAACATTCTGGCGGCCGAGGAGAAGAAGAAAACGGCGATCGCCGAAACCGTTGAGCCGGCTTTGTTCAAGGAGAATGCCGAGAAATCGCTTTTTGCGGCGGTGAATCAGGCCGAGAAGCAAGCCGGCGAAGCGATTCAAAACGAAGACTTTTCCGCCGCCATGCTGGCGCTTAGCGCATTGCGCGAACCCGTTGATTCATTCTTTGAAGGTGTTCTCGTGAATGATGAAGACCTGGCGGTGCGAGCCAACCGTCTGGCGCTTCTCACGCGCATTCGCGCGGCCACAGGTCAGGTCGCGGATTTCTCGAAAATCGCCGGCTGA
- a CDS encoding L-threonylcarbamoyladenylate synthase: MAEILAAGEALERALALLESGDVVAIPTETVYGLAGDATNGIGVARIFEAKGRPRFNPLIAHVADMAMAERIAVFDPLSKRLAEAFWPGPLTLVLPQRPGNGIHPLVTAGLDTIALRMPRGFGGDLIAKLGRPLAAPSANSSGRISATTAQAVADDLGARIKLVVDGGATPVGLESTIVKAEGERLRLLRPGGIAAEEIEAAIGMALLRGGTAGIEAPGMLASHYAPGAAMRLNADTVGKGEALLAFGGQRAEGWRHAVAFLNLSASGDLREAASNLFAYMQELDRSGARTIAVETIPFDGLGEAINDRLSRAAAPRDNAQPAP; the protein is encoded by the coding sequence GTGGCTGAGATACTTGCCGCCGGCGAGGCGTTGGAGCGGGCACTGGCGCTGCTCGAAAGCGGCGATGTCGTCGCCATCCCGACGGAGACCGTCTACGGGCTTGCCGGCGACGCCACCAACGGCATCGGCGTGGCGCGTATCTTCGAAGCCAAGGGCCGGCCGCGTTTCAATCCGCTGATCGCCCATGTCGCCGACATGGCGATGGCCGAGCGCATCGCAGTGTTCGATCCGTTGTCGAAGAGACTGGCAGAGGCGTTCTGGCCGGGTCCGCTGACGCTGGTGCTGCCGCAGCGGCCCGGCAACGGCATCCATCCGCTGGTCACGGCCGGGCTCGACACGATCGCTCTGCGCATGCCGAGGGGCTTTGGCGGCGATCTCATCGCAAAACTCGGCCGGCCGCTTGCCGCACCCAGCGCCAATTCATCCGGCAGGATCAGCGCGACGACGGCGCAAGCGGTGGCGGACGATCTCGGCGCGCGCATCAAGCTGGTGGTGGACGGCGGTGCGACGCCGGTCGGGCTGGAATCGACCATCGTCAAGGCCGAAGGGGAGAGGCTGCGTCTGCTCCGGCCCGGCGGCATCGCCGCCGAAGAGATCGAAGCGGCAATCGGCATGGCGCTGTTGCGCGGCGGCACCGCCGGCATCGAGGCGCCCGGCATGCTTGCCTCGCACTATGCGCCGGGCGCGGCGATGCGGCTCAATGCCGATACGGTTGGTAAGGGCGAGGCGCTGCTTGCCTTCGGCGGTCAGCGTGCCGAAGGCTGGCGCCATGCAGTTGCCTTCCTCAATCTGTCCGCGTCTGGTGACTTGCGCGAAGCGGCGAGCAATCTTTTTGCCTATATGCAGGAACTTGATCGCAGCGGCGCGCGTACGATCGCGGTGGAGACGATTCCCTTCGATGGGCTCGGCGAGGCCATCAATGACCGGCTCTCGCGTGCCGCCGCCCCTCGTGACAATGCACAGCCCGCACCGTAG
- a CDS encoding FAD-binding oxidoreductase: MTDISQKLDPALIDRFAAIVGDKYALRDEQDIAPYLIERRGLWHGVTSLVLRPGSVDEVSRIMRLATETGTPIVPQSGNTGLVGAQVPDKSGREVILSLSRLNRIREIDVLSNTVTVEAGVILQTLQEAADAADRLFPLSLAAQGSCQIGGNLSSNAGGTGVLAYGNARELCLGVEVVLPTGEVFDDLRKLKKDNTGYDLKNLFVGAEGTLGIITAAVLKLFPRPKGREVAFAGMSSPKAALSLFTLAMDQAGASLTAFELIGKRPYDFTLKHGQGITRPLADDWPWYVLMQVSSGRSEEDGRALIEEILAEALEQGIIGDAVVSASLAQGDAFWNFRETLPECQKPEGASIKHDISVPTAAIPEFIDKAAGVVEGVCPGARVVCFGHMGDGNLHYNISRPVDWQDEAFLELYHPMNHAVHDVVRSFHGSISAEHGIGQLKRDELIATAPPMAIDLMRRVKAAFDPAGIMNPGKVI, translated from the coding sequence ATGACCGACATTTCGCAAAAACTCGATCCCGCTCTCATCGATCGCTTCGCGGCGATCGTCGGCGACAAATACGCGCTGCGCGACGAACAAGACATCGCGCCCTACCTCATTGAGCGACGCGGGCTCTGGCATGGCGTGACATCGCTGGTGCTGCGGCCGGGCAGCGTCGACGAGGTCAGCCGCATCATGCGCTTGGCGACCGAGACGGGAACGCCGATCGTGCCGCAAAGCGGCAACACCGGTCTTGTCGGCGCCCAGGTGCCGGACAAGTCCGGCCGCGAGGTCATCCTGTCCTTGTCGCGGCTGAACCGCATCCGCGAAATCGATGTCCTGTCAAATACGGTGACGGTCGAGGCCGGCGTCATCCTGCAGACACTGCAGGAAGCGGCCGATGCCGCCGACCGGCTGTTTCCGCTGTCGCTCGCAGCACAAGGCTCCTGCCAGATCGGCGGCAACCTCTCCTCCAATGCCGGCGGCACCGGCGTGCTGGCCTATGGCAACGCGCGCGAACTCTGCCTAGGCGTCGAAGTGGTGCTGCCGACAGGCGAGGTGTTCGACGATCTGCGCAAGCTGAAGAAGGACAACACCGGCTACGATCTGAAGAACCTGTTCGTCGGCGCCGAAGGCACGCTCGGCATCATCACCGCCGCTGTCTTGAAGCTTTTCCCGAGGCCGAAGGGCAGGGAGGTCGCCTTTGCCGGCATGTCATCGCCCAAGGCGGCGCTGTCGCTCTTTACCTTGGCGATGGACCAGGCCGGCGCCTCGCTCACCGCTTTCGAGCTGATCGGCAAAAGGCCTTACGACTTCACGCTGAAGCATGGCCAAGGCATCACGCGGCCGCTGGCCGATGATTGGCCTTGGTATGTGCTGATGCAGGTCTCTTCAGGACGTTCCGAGGAAGACGGCAGGGCGCTGATCGAGGAGATCCTGGCCGAAGCGCTCGAGCAAGGCATCATCGGCGACGCGGTGGTCTCGGCAAGCCTTGCCCAGGGCGATGCCTTCTGGAATTTCCGCGAGACGCTGCCAGAGTGCCAGAAGCCCGAGGGCGCTTCGATCAAGCACGACATCTCGGTGCCGACAGCCGCGATCCCGGAGTTCATCGACAAGGCTGCCGGTGTGGTGGAAGGGGTCTGCCCCGGCGCGCGCGTGGTTTGCTTCGGCCACATGGGCGACGGCAATCTGCATTACAACATCTCGCGCCCCGTGGACTGGCAGGATGAGGCGTTCCTCGAGCTTTACCATCCCATGAACCATGCCGTGCACGATGTCGTGCGCTCCTTCCATGGTTCGATCTCGGCCGAGCACGGCATCGGCCAGTTGAAGCGCGACGAACTGATCGCCACCGCGCCGCCGATGGCCATCGATCTGATGCGCCGGGTGAAAGCCGCCTTCGATCCGGCCGGCATCATGAATCCCGGTAAGGTTATCTGA
- a CDS encoding DUF6101 family protein: protein MNTGLKPVWAGRNMRLDPFRLPQMVSYATRDDYGDVTFTIDQRGAVIRRMLEMSGVPAIIALPANAFRGVAARAMEDPEGNVTVTLELLHNDPMLSVPLLVADDLDDVAADWRAWADAYRLPMLLIESDGVARTLEESLGAAIKTLPPQDRRKGRVSHTRRPRFLARRRAGNLGLRLVIDGQEIISRD, encoded by the coding sequence ATGAACACCGGACTGAAGCCAGTCTGGGCGGGACGCAACATGCGCCTCGACCCATTCCGACTGCCCCAGATGGTCAGCTACGCCACGCGCGACGATTACGGCGACGTGACGTTCACCATCGACCAGCGTGGCGCCGTGATCCGCCGCATGCTCGAGATGAGCGGCGTGCCGGCGATCATCGCCCTGCCGGCCAATGCGTTCCGCGGCGTTGCCGCCCGCGCAATGGAGGATCCTGAAGGCAATGTCACGGTGACCCTGGAACTCCTGCACAATGATCCGATGCTGTCGGTGCCGCTTTTGGTGGCCGACGATCTCGACGATGTCGCCGCCGACTGGCGCGCCTGGGCCGATGCCTACCGCCTGCCGATGCTGCTGATCGAATCGGACGGCGTCGCCCGCACCCTGGAAGAATCGCTCGGCGCCGCCATCAAGACGCTGCCGCCGCAGGATCGCCGTAAGGGCCGGGTTTCGCACACGCGCCGCCCGCGCTTCCTCGCCCGCCGCCGGGCCGGCAACCTCGGTCTCAGGCTGGTCATCGACGGCCAGGAGATCATTTCGAGAGACTAG
- a CDS encoding IS110 family transposase, whose protein sequence is MEIIVGIDVSKDRLDVHIAPSAEAFWLGNDHAGVEDLVRRLAALSPTAIGLEATGGFENLAVAALAGAGLAIVVVNPAQVRAYANALGKRAKTDPLDAAVIAAFVAATKPELRPLRDAETRTLADLVARRRQIVQMIVAEENRARTVTAKQAHKSIKRLLAALRRELASLDADMDDHIRKSPVWRVREKLLSSVPGIGPVVARTMIAEMPELGSLDRRQIAALAGLAPWTRQSGKWRGKSFIGGGRSRVRAVLFMAALVAIRHNPVLKAFRDRLVEAGKPKIVAVVATMRKLLTILNAMIRDQKPWQAA, encoded by the coding sequence ATGGAAATCATCGTTGGCATCGACGTTTCGAAAGACCGCCTCGACGTGCATATCGCGCCGTCCGCAGAGGCTTTCTGGCTGGGCAATGACCACGCCGGGGTAGAGGACCTGGTTCGACGGCTGGCAGCCCTTTCCCCTACCGCTATCGGGCTGGAGGCAACTGGGGGCTTCGAGAATCTGGCGGTGGCTGCTTTGGCTGGCGCTGGCTTGGCGATTGTCGTGGTCAATCCAGCGCAAGTGCGCGCCTATGCCAATGCACTTGGCAAGCGGGCCAAGACCGATCCTCTCGATGCGGCTGTCATCGCGGCCTTCGTCGCCGCGACCAAGCCGGAATTGCGGCCTTTGCGTGATGCCGAGACCAGAACCTTGGCCGATCTCGTCGCCCGCCGGCGTCAGATTGTGCAGATGATAGTGGCCGAGGAGAACCGTGCGCGCACTGTCACCGCCAAACAGGCGCACAAAAGCATCAAGCGCCTGCTCGCCGCACTACGGCGCGAACTGGCAAGCCTTGATGCCGACATGGATGATCATATCCGCAAGTCTCCAGTCTGGCGGGTCAGGGAAAAGCTGCTTTCCTCGGTGCCAGGCATCGGCCCCGTCGTTGCCCGTACCATGATCGCTGAAATGCCAGAGCTCGGCAGTCTCGACCGCCGCCAGATCGCCGCGCTCGCCGGCCTCGCGCCATGGACAAGGCAGTCCGGCAAATGGCGGGGCAAGAGCTTCATTGGCGGCGGCAGGAGTCGCGTACGCGCCGTCCTGTTCATGGCTGCCCTCGTCGCCATACGTCACAACCCTGTGCTCAAAGCCTTCCGTGACCGCCTCGTCGAAGCTGGCAAACCCAAGATCGTCGCCGTCGTCGCCACAATGCGAAAGCTGCTCACAATACTCAACGCAATGATCCGGGACCAAAAACCATGGCAAGCCGCTTGA